The Anas platyrhynchos isolate ZD024472 breed Pekin duck chromosome 1, IASCAAS_PekinDuck_T2T, whole genome shotgun sequence genomic sequence GTTACCAATATATTCCTCTGAAAAAACTTGGCATGTTGTGCTTAAATTCAGCCCCTTAATATTCATGAAGTCTAAATGAAAGTAACTATAAGAACACTTATTATCCAGATTGCAAACGGACTGACTGTAGGTTTCTAATATTCAGTAATACACTGTATCAAAGCTAGAATCAGACTGGAAAACTTGTCAGGCAGCGTTTTGGTAAATAAttgaagaaacattaaaaagataaataaaggctgaaatatttctgataaatacactgctctttttttttttttttagttaaaaaaaattaactgctttgaaaaagcAACTTATTAGTTAAGCTGAGAACCTACTAGATGATCATGAAATTttgactgtattttcttttatattatcTAGTACATTTGTATGTCCTACTGAGATAATCGCCTTCAGTGACAGAATTGAAGAATTCAGAGCAATAAATACCGAAGTAGTAGCATGTTCTGTGGACTCAAAGTTCACTCACTTAGCATGGTATGTATCTTACGCTTGTCTTTTACTAAAAATTATTCGTGGGTTCATCTGAGCTGAGGAACTGTGTCCTCTGTTAACTCTAGTGTGTGAAAAGTACCTCTATCTTTGAAGCCTGTTTAATATGCATTCCTCAAAATATGTCATGTTCCACTCCAAAATAtgtcaaatacaaaaaaagagaTAAGGATTCCAGTCTCTGTAAAGGTGAGTTGCATTCTCCAAATCCATTAGTATGTTGGACTACACTGGTGTAAAGCAAATACGGTTGAGTAGAAAGAGGCCTTTATTAGTAGATATGGCCAAATACTGCAGAAGATCTACTGAACCATAGATAGCATTCATCTTCCTTGTGTGCAGAGCAAAAACGAGAATTGTTACTTGCACAAAATCCTTCTGTCTgtactgttctgttttttactTAATTTAGTGTAGAGAACATAAGTCTTTATGAAGAATACATCTGTATCTCATTTCTTTCAAAGGATTAATACTCCGAGAAAACAAGGAGGACTTGGACCTATGAAGATTCCCCTTCTTTCAGATTTGACACACCAGATTTCAAAGGATTATGGTGTATATCTGGAAGACCAAGGGCATACCCTTAGGTATTTCACTTGGTTACATTTCGTGTTGCTTTGGGGTAGCACTTACTGTTTCATATCTAAAGATGCTTTTGGAATTTCTCTTTAATGCTCTCCATTGAGCGATATATATTAATATCAAAGTGGTTTTTGTGGGTGTGTGCAATAGCACATCCCGTGATCTTGCACTGTGAGCACTTCAAGCTCCTCTTTATGGTATATTGGCAAGCCTGCCACTAACTTGCAGCATATACATACAAAAGAGCTTACCTTCCCATTTACACAGTTTAAATGTCACAATAATACATCATGCTAGTTATCTGTATCCTCATACAAAGAAAGTAATTTGTGTTAAGGAACTTTCATATGAAGTCTTCCTTTAATTCTTGAAAAATAGGAGGACTCAGCAGTCTGATTGGGGTCATAGTAACCCCCCACAGATGCAGGCATACTACTTTGTTGATGAGCTATGCAGCACCAGAATGTGGTACTGTCGCAAAGCAAGAGCGGTTTTGACTTGAGAATTCTTGCCCAGAAACAAAATAAGTACtcaagaaaacacacacacaaaaaaaaaaaaaaaaaaaaaaaaaagctgtaatgaATCAAAACAGGGGGCATATTTGATAACCCAATGTAACAACAGGCATCAGCAGATGCAAGGGCAAGGCAAGCATGCAGTGAGAATTCCCCAGAATTGCTGTTATTCAGGGACTTCCCAAGTCAAGACTGGAGCCAAGACTGCTGGTAACTAACAGCTCTAAAAATTGTGTATTTTGTAAACTTGATCAATTCCTTTTGGGAACTGCCTGACACCATAGCATCTGCAACATCCCCTGGCAGAGCCTGCCAAAGTTTAGTTTTACATTCTGCATGAAActacctgtttgtttttaatttgcccTCAGCTCCTCTAATAGCCCAGGTAGAGAACAGTGGGTCAGTAGTATTCTAAGGAGGTGGGTATTGTATAGGACTTGCAGGGATCAAATTCCTCCCATCCAGCAGACATAGAAGTGTTTGAAAAAACAATGTAATTAGTTATgtttcctacaaaaaaaaatattttttttttcaacagaggCCTTTTCATAATTGATGATAAGAGAATCCTTCGACAGATCACCATGAATGACCTTCCTGTTGGGAGATCAGTGGATGAAACTCTCCGTTTGGTACAGGCATTCCAGTACACAGACAAACATGGAGAAGGTGCTCTTTTAAATTCTTTCAAGTTGAAGATACTTTTACTTACCCTGAAAGCTGTCTTTGTAGCTTTTGGAAGAAAGTTACTCAGGAGCATTAGAGACTAGCTTTACGAACTGAATGAAGTAGTTTGGTTGTCCTGCGACAAGATTCTGTGGTGCTCGTTTCCTCATAGGCTGTTTCTAGTGTagtaattttcattttgcttcacATCTATGCGAACTCAGAGCATAAAGCATTCCCCAGCCTGAACACAGAGGCATTGTGTGTTACATGTCAAAAGCAAAAAGCTCTTAAAACACCATGCCCTGAAGAACCAGGCCAAATATTTCAGTATGTTCTGACGTCCTCAAAGAACTGAGATGCAGGCAGTCCTTGTCCTGTATCATTTGTTGATGGTCTGTGACAAATAACTGAGAGTGCTTCACATCAAGAAACACGGTGTTGCTGTGTTAGACTGCCATTCCTGTGTTCTTTACAAGCACTACGTGATCATTTTCCCCTGACAAAGAAGCTTTCACTGACTTGTCATTACTCTGTCTCAAGTACAGCTGGCTGTATTCCCCCACTACAGTTCAGGCATAGGATAaacttcacagattttttttaaataatacatttaaacAAATACATCAGTTAGAACATTTGTTTAACTATTAATACACAGATTCAGCAGCTTAACCTCCATTTTAACTCAGTTTCACTTGGTATTTAGAAGTACCTTTATCTGAAAGTACAAATCATTGTTATGCTTGACTGTAAAGAATTTTAACAGCTAAATGCTGATACTTAGGATGTGTGTACTTGAGTAAGGAAATTGAGTCTCTTATTTAGATACAAAGCTGTCTTAGAGAATCTTGATCTGTGCAGTGTGTTGTCCAGGATATCATTTTTTCCACCTGTTCATGAAAACTTTGTAGCTTCTGCATGAATGCTGAGAGCCTCCCTAGAGGTTTTACTGGATTCTTTGCacagaacaggagaaaaagtTCTTCACAGTTCCTAAATTGTATTTGTTGTATGTTTTTTGTCTGATAGCACGCCTTAAAGCAGTGTAATACTACAGAACCCATTGGGCTAAAGCCTCACAAGGAGACTTCTGAATAGACATGCAGCTGCACGGATGGTCACAGAGCATTTAGTCACATTGTGTGTGAACTGCATGCTTTAATCCCTTTGCTCCTTAACAGGGCTTCAAATAAAATCACTCAGTCTCTTCTGGGAACTCTGAACTGAGAAAGGTGGATAGGTCTCTGTGTAGTCACCTTGAACTTCATCATGAAACATTCATGTCCAGACAGCATGGGTGTTCGTTTTTAGATGCTATTTTCCCAGTGCTTTGTCTAAAACAGCCTAAGAATTAAACCAAGGTACAGACATCCACCCAGAAATGGGCAGTTTTCAGTTAACAGAAGTGCTAGGGGGTATCAGTCACGGACTGGTACTGACACCATCCTTTGTGTAACAAAAACTGTGTATCTATTAGTGGCAGATACTTAAATCTGGCACTTGGTGCTGTTTTACTTCAAGTTCAGAAGGGGAAGTGTCTATAACTTTACTGAGTGCAAAATTTAAgtgtgttatttttataaactatctttttttgttttttcttccagtttgccCTGCTGGTTGGAAACCTGGCAGTGAAACAGTAAGTCACTTTTGATACTTAAATGCACGTATTCTTGGAAAACATACAATTATCATTTCCACTAAAATCAAGTCCAAACTCTTTGCAACATTCAATAAGATGAAGTAAGTTGACTCACAACGTTATGGTTAAAGCTTGAGTGGGAGTCGGAAGCTCCTGCTTCCAGTTATTTGACCATACAAATTGTTGGTTCTGTGGAGTCACTGTGGATCCTAGGCACTCCCCAGGAAAAATGATGCAAGCTCACAGGCTGCTTTCGTGTCTGACAGAGACAGTGTGCTACTATCACAGCTCCAGCAGAGAGCACTGCTTTGCTGCGCAGGAGCTCTTCTGCCTCTCAGTACTCGCCTATGAGTGAAGACAAGCAGAAGAGCTGAGGTTCAGACAAACACCCAATGAACTCATTTGTCTTCTCTGCACTTGGGTCAAGCCTCAGCAGAATAACGAAGCTTTTACTAGAGGTCTGAGCTGCCTAGTTGAGATGAGATCATGGTCATTCATTTGAGAATGTGGCTTTCTTCTGAATTGTCTGGTGATGACTGAGCATTGTTGTTTCAGGGCTGTCTCAACAAAAAGCAGGTCCCAGCAGCCTCTAACTAAGGAGAGTAGTGAGCATTTTAATTGGTAATAAAAACAAGAACGTTTCTTTACTGGATATGAAAATTTTCCAGGAAGATTGGAGTCACCTCTTTAAAGCCAGCAGAAGATTGTCTTAGTGGACAAAGCTGGATATTAAGAGCATAAGGTGAAAGGGGGCTTGCTGACCTCATAGAAAGACACATTCTGGCACTGAAAAGTTCTGCCCTCCATAACCACAGATTACCAAATAATACATAGGcagttctctttcttctctttgcaaAAGATGCAGATAACTTAAATAGCAGCGTAGTTCAGAACCACTTTCTCAAAGATGTAGCCATGCCTTGTAAATGTGTTTGATTTAATTAGATCAAACCAGAGGAAGCCATGAGAGTGTGGTGGCCAAGGGAAGAACTGTAAGTAAATTCTAAGGCACTTGATTACAGATACTAGTTTATTAAAATACCTTGTTCTGGGGGCAAGCGACATAGAGGTATTTGCTCTCATCTGCCAAAACTCTTCCTTTGGGAGGCTGCACTCTCTTCTTCCCCCagttaattaaatatttctgctgctgctgttaggTGTCTTTAAAGATGAACAGTAATCTAATATCAGGTCAAATGATAAATTACTCTTCCATGTGTTGCTTGTGGGTTGGCCTTGGCATCATCTTTTGAAATCTTGTGCTGTTCTGGTTTCACAATTTGTTGCATTTGCATGGGTTTGTTTTTAGGCTAACACTTCCCTTTTTGTTTCTTGCACAGATAATTCCAGATCCAGCCGGAAAACTGAAGTATTTTGATAAACTAAACTGAAGCTCACTTCTCTTGAATTACATAGGTCACATTCAACTTGATTTTTGCCAATAAAATTTCCTTAATTTTGTTAACTTTCATGAGTTTGATTAATATATAACTCTAGTTGCTCAAGTACAAGTCTAACCTGCTTGAAGCATGGATACTTCATTAGTTATTCCTATGAGGTACGTGTTCTCCCCGTAAGTTTTGGTTAGGTACTTGGTTTTcccaaaagttatttttcttagcAAAACTTACGAATATAACCTCAGACTGCTATGGATAGATTGCTTGATTTCGGCAAAAATCTTGTCTGCTTGGTCACACCCTAGAAACTAAAGCTAGAAAAGAGTCACTTGGTTATGGTACATTAGATCCAGGGGAAGTAGCAGCGTTGACCAGCTGCCCGGATTCCTCACTGCACggagagaggcagaggcagctgctTCAGCTCCGAGAGTACTTGCCTAAGCACATGCACAGGGCAGAGGCACCTTACGGCCTTTTGAGTACAGCCTTCAGCAACCCTGAAGCACCGAAGATGTCAACGTGCTCAAATAACTCCAAGCAACAGCAGCACAACTAATGCAAACCCAGCCTCGTGGCTGTTCGTAATCCCAACGCACAAAATAAGCTCAATGTACGTGCCTGCACTGTAGCAGTTGTGCCCTCCTCTCCAGCAACACCTGTAAAACTTCGCCTGCCTCTCTGGCAAGGCCACTCGTTCCCACCGAGTACTGACAGAAAGAACCTTTGTTACACCGAGCCAGCAAACAAGACACAAACAGAGATAACTTACCGCCTGcgttttaaatgttttccagcCTACGGCACCTTGCTGAGCCAGGTGAGTAGAAGCTTAGAGGAACAAAACCACAGGTTGGATCACGACAGCAGATAGCAGCAGCAACAGCGTCAAACAAAAGCAGACATGGAAAGCTGTATGAACCCTGagccaggaaaagaaaacagcaccaAGACGTTTACTGAGGAAAAAACTCAGATCCTGATCTGCACACTTCTTTGAAAATAGCACGTTTAGGTGCACAGCAGTGTAGCTGTGCTAAGTTTAAAGGCCTCAGTCCTCTAAACACGTGTAAGGAATGGGCTAAGGAATCATTCATGGTAATGAAGTGCCGAGGCAGTAAGTACCCACCCCTCTTCTACGTGTACAACCCTACTGCTTGGTTTAAGGGTTTCCAAGGTCCTGTTAGCATACCTGGAAGTGTTTCATGCCCAGCTGGAGGATCAAGAGCTTCAAATAAGTACAAGTAGGACCAAAATTGAAATCCTAAATATTTTTTAGGCAACAAATAAAAGCGATGTTatcttctgaaaggaaaaaccaCCAGCAAAACCCACTgagcatcctcagcactgctcaAAACATGCCCCTTTCCAATTTCGGTGCACAGAGTTGAATCTAAGAATCTGATTTAGAGacactgctttgaaaaatacTGATTGGCATCACAACCACCTCAAATTAACTCAAATACCCTGGGCAGGGCCATCTGCAATGCTCTCTTGCAGAGGACACAGTGGTCTGCTCAGCCCGTGCTTTCACCTGAGATCTGAAATGGTGGCAAATTGCAGCTCACAcagctctgcctccccagcctTTCCTAGGGCCAACACTTCCCAGTATTCACTGGCCTCTCTTGGAGTACATGAAGTGCAGATGCAGACTGCCATTTTGAACTTgtcttttgaaaaggaaaaaagacaaaatttccAGGGCTCCAATTTCTTCCAGCCTTAGCAAAAGCTATCCTCAAGCCCAAGTCCATGAAGCCGTATCTCACGTACATACCTAGTTTAAAATTCATTCAGCAGAGCACCGACAATCAAACAAGCCTGTCAGCAGACAAAGAGTGaacatacagtaaaaaaaaaaaattaattaaatatgcaGTAATTTTAGAGAATGTTTCTGAACTAAAACCCTCACTCCCTGGCTATGCTGTGCCAGCAAGTTTCTTCCATGATTTAGTTGCAAAATTCTCATGAATATTTGAAGAGGGACTACCAGAAGCTGTTAGGGTGAGTTTGCATAAGTAACTtcaggctttg encodes the following:
- the PRDX4 gene encoding peroxiredoxin-4 isoform X1 codes for the protein MEAGRRGLRAGTRTGTGTGTGGSALLVAVLAVLAVCGAAAEAEDPRAARQRGDEQCHYYAGGQVYPGEAARLPVTDHSLHLSQAKISKPAPYWEGTAVINGEFKELKLTDYEGKYLVFFFYPLDFTFVCPTEIIAFSDRIEEFRAINTEVVACSVDSKFTHLAWINTPRKQGGLGPMKIPLLSDLTHQISKDYGVYLEDQGHTLRGLFIIDDKRILRQITMNDLPVGRSVDETLRLVQAFQYTDKHGEVCPAGWKPGSETIIPDPAGKLKYFDKLN
- the PRDX4 gene encoding peroxiredoxin-4 isoform X2, giving the protein MEAGRRGLRAGTRTGTGTGTGGSALLVAVLAVLAVCGAAAEAEDPRAARQRGDEQCHYYAGGQVYPGEAARLPVTDHSLHLSQAKISKPAPYWEGTAVINGEFKELKLTDYEGKYLVFFFYPLDFTFVCPTEIIAFSDRIEEFRAINTEVVACSVDSKFTHLAWINTPRKQGGLGPMKIPLLSDLTHQISKDYGVYLEDQGHTLRGLFIIDDKRILRQITMNDLPVGRSVDETLRLVQAFQYTDKHGEVCPAGWKPGSETIKPEEAMRVWWPREEL